A portion of the Tenacibaculum todarodis genome contains these proteins:
- a CDS encoding ammonium transporter yields the protein MEIFTTNNVWMMICTALVFFMHTGFAFLEIGLTRQKNTINILFKNIFIITVGLLLYYLVGFNLMYPGFAEGSAGVLDFAGFGIAPPENGMTPEYADGGYTWWTDFLFQGMFAATAATIVSGAVAERMKIGPFMIFTIIYVGLIYPIAGSWKWGGGFLDQLGFYDFAGSTLVHSVGGWAALVAVWLLGSRIGKFKDGKPQAIPGHNIPLATAGVLILWLGWFGFNGGSVLSADPALTSLTLVTTCLAAAAGGVVAALVSFIRYKNLDLTMFLNGILGGLVGITAGADVMTPESAILIGAIAGALIVFAVSFVDAIKLDDPVGAIAVHLICGIWGTLAVGIFSTNPDHKFLAQLTGVVCYAAICIVSSFIIFFTLKKTVGIRVSEREELEGLDAHEHGMDAYPDFRLNEH from the coding sequence ATGGAAATTTTTACTACAAATAATGTGTGGATGATGATCTGTACAGCACTAGTTTTCTTTATGCATACAGGTTTTGCATTCTTAGAAATTGGTTTAACAAGACAAAAAAACACAATAAACATACTATTTAAAAATATCTTTATTATTACTGTAGGGTTATTGCTTTACTATTTAGTAGGGTTTAATTTAATGTATCCTGGTTTTGCTGAAGGATCAGCAGGAGTTTTAGACTTTGCTGGTTTTGGTATTGCACCTCCAGAAAATGGAATGACTCCAGAATATGCAGATGGAGGTTATACTTGGTGGACAGATTTCTTATTTCAAGGAATGTTTGCAGCAACAGCAGCTACTATAGTTTCTGGTGCCGTTGCAGAAAGAATGAAAATTGGACCTTTTATGATTTTTACAATAATCTATGTAGGATTAATTTATCCAATTGCTGGTTCATGGAAATGGGGTGGAGGATTCTTAGACCAATTAGGTTTCTATGATTTTGCCGGTTCTACACTTGTTCACTCTGTTGGTGGTTGGGCTGCTTTAGTTGCAGTTTGGTTACTTGGATCTAGAATAGGTAAATTTAAAGACGGTAAACCGCAAGCAATTCCTGGACATAATATTCCTTTAGCAACAGCAGGTGTTTTAATTTTATGGTTAGGTTGGTTTGGATTTAATGGAGGTTCTGTACTTTCTGCAGATCCAGCATTAACATCTTTAACGTTAGTTACAACATGCTTAGCTGCTGCTGCAGGTGGTGTAGTTGCTGCTTTAGTTTCTTTTATCAGGTATAAGAACTTAGATTTAACAATGTTTTTAAATGGTATTTTAGGAGGTTTAGTTGGTATAACTGCTGGTGCAGATGTAATGACACCAGAAAGCGCTATTTTAATTGGTGCTATTGCTGGAGCACTTATTGTATTTGCGGTTAGTTTTGTAGATGCAATTAAATTAGATGACCCAGTTGGAGCAATTGCTGTACACTTAATCTGTGGTATTTGGGGTACGTTAGCTGTTGGTATCTTTTCTACAAACCCAGATCATAAATTTTTAGCACAATTAACAGGTGTTGTTTGTTATGCTGCAATATGTATTGTATCATCTTTTATAATATTTTTCACCTTAAAGAAAACAGTTGGAATTAGAGTTTCTGAAAGAGAAGAATTAGAAGGTCTTGATGCTCATGAACACGGTATGGATGCTTATCCAGACTTTAGATTGAACGAGCATTAA
- a CDS encoding P-II family nitrogen regulator, with protein sequence MKKIEAIIRKSKFSVVKKALHDVDVNFFSYWDVTGLGNEKEGHVYRGVSYSTSDIQRRYLSIVVNDDFEQITIDAILKSAATGDVGDGKIFVSDISEAYRIRTGEKGGGTLKKISK encoded by the coding sequence ATGAAAAAAATTGAAGCAATTATCAGAAAATCGAAGTTTTCTGTTGTAAAAAAAGCATTACATGATGTAGATGTAAACTTCTTCTCTTATTGGGATGTTACTGGTTTAGGTAACGAAAAAGAAGGTCACGTTTACAGAGGTGTAAGTTATAGTACAAGTGATATTCAACGTAGATATTTATCTATAGTTGTTAATGATGATTTTGAACAAATAACTATAGATGCCATACTTAAATCTGCTGCTACAGGAGATGTTGGTGATGGTAAAATATTTGTATCAGATATCTCAGAAGCATATCGAATTCGAACGGGAGAAAAAGGAGGAGGAACTTTAAAGAAAATATCTAAATAA
- a CDS encoding outer membrane beta-barrel protein: protein MKKIIFTLLLATSLIASGQEKVDKEEKGKFTLSGTVDVYGTANFVDGSGTPGILIANPGNANGFGLGFANTVFAYTKGKTGVVADIAFGPRADDANMAGAINQLYAYYEVSDKVTITAGQFNTFLGYEVINPSANFNYTVSYLFNAGPFSHTGVKLDYTSSEDLSFMLALTNAHGISSADGNFGGDMQIGGQIGYKGQFLNVIYGSDGSADDALYLDYTGGFDLSDTFFLGINAAYANSSDTDSGYTGAALYLQNTFSDTFALGLRPEYFKVSAGTADADVFALTLTANASLTDNLKLITDLRYDSSEDGLIEAFAAEKSVSALTLAAVYSF, encoded by the coding sequence ATGAAAAAAATTATTTTTACTTTATTATTAGCAACTAGCTTAATAGCATCTGGACAAGAAAAAGTAGACAAAGAAGAAAAAGGCAAATTTACCTTAAGCGGAACCGTAGATGTGTATGGAACTGCAAATTTTGTAGATGGATCTGGAACCCCTGGAATACTAATTGCTAATCCTGGAAATGCTAATGGATTTGGTTTAGGATTTGCAAATACTGTATTTGCTTATACAAAAGGAAAAACTGGTGTTGTAGCAGATATTGCTTTTGGACCAAGAGCAGATGATGCTAATATGGCTGGAGCAATAAACCAATTATATGCTTACTATGAGGTAAGTGATAAAGTAACAATTACTGCAGGTCAGTTCAATACTTTCTTAGGCTATGAAGTTATTAACCCTTCAGCAAATTTTAACTACACTGTTTCTTACTTATTTAATGCAGGTCCTTTTTCTCATACAGGAGTTAAATTAGATTATACTTCTTCTGAAGACTTATCTTTTATGCTTGCACTTACAAATGCACACGGTATTTCTAGTGCTGATGGTAACTTTGGAGGAGATATGCAAATTGGTGGTCAAATTGGGTACAAAGGCCAATTCTTAAACGTAATTTACGGTTCTGATGGATCAGCGGATGATGCTTTATATTTAGATTATACAGGTGGTTTTGATTTATCTGACACTTTCTTTTTAGGAATAAATGCTGCTTATGCAAATTCTTCTGATACAGATTCTGGTTATACAGGTGCTGCTTTATATTTACAAAATACTTTCTCAGATACTTTTGCTTTAGGTTTACGTCCAGAATACTTTAAAGTAAGTGCTGGAACTGCAGATGCAGATGTGTTTGCTTTAACTTTAACAGCTAATGCATCTTTAACTGATAACCTAAAATTAATTACAGATTTAAGATATGATTCTTCGGAAGATGGATTAATAGAAGCTTTTGCGGCAGAAAAAAGCGTATCTGCATTAACATTAGCTGCAGTTTATTCTTTCTAA
- the gltB gene encoding glutamate synthase large subunit, with the protein MLKKQGLYLPEFEHENCGAGFICNLKGEKTNQIIHDALEILVKLEHRGGVSSDGKTGDGAGLLIDIPHAYFRRVCGFKVPVKGKYAVGMVFLPKNINQYKFCKDTFEKEIIAQGLSVIGWREVPVDSTQLGEIALASEPNIEQLFVGKSNEVSEQDFNAKLYAARKITEHTIANSKMSQSSYFYVSSLSTNTLIYKGIIMPEDIGPYYKDLQATDLVTRLALVHQRFSTNTMPTWELAQPFRFMCQNGEINTLRGNVSRMRVREEIMKSDVFGPQIEKLFPIILPGKSDSASMDMVVELLTHTGRSLPEVMMMMIPEAWEKHKTMSPERKAFYEYNSCIMEPWDGPASVPFTDGNYIGALLDRNGLRPSRYTVTKSGKLIMSSEIGVVDIAPEDVESHGRLEPGKMFLVDMNQGRIINDEEIKSKIVKERPYQEWLDKTRLHLKDLPYTGETCPVETTDIRTRQRLFNYTFEDIQEVITPMAQKSKEALGSMGIDTPLAVLSNKPQIISNYFKQLFAQVTNPPLDGIREEIVTDISLSLGKDRNIFSITERQCRKLKIQNPVISNDDLDKIRNISVESFKAETVSILYQKDKGLNGLEDALDNIIVQIEKALDRKTNIIILSDRGVNEDLAPIPALLACSYVNHQMNRLRKRSYFDIIIESAEPREPHHFATLFGYGASAVNPYMVNEIIRSQVKEGFITGMDEQKAVDNFNTAIGKGILKVMNKIGISTLHSYRGSQIFEIVGFNSQFVEKYFPYTASRIEGIGLYEIEKEINLRYKHAYPTTEVNKSLGLNIGGDYRWRRNGEKHLFNPTTVAKLQQAVRLSDQASYDVYAKTINEQSKNLMTIRGLFEFNNIDPISIDEVEPWTEIVKRFKTGAMSYGSISREAHENLAIAMNRIGGKSNSGEGGEDRRRFQPDVNGDSRNSAIKQVASGRFGVTSHYLANAKEIQIKMAQGAKPGEGGQLPGEKVLPWIASARNSTPFVGLISPPPHHDIYSIEDLAQLIYDLKNANREARINVKLVSEVGVGTIAAGVAKAKADVVLIAGYDGGTGASPLTSLKHAGLPWELGLAEAQQTLVLNNLRSRIVVECDGQLKTGRDVAIAALLGAEEFGFATAPLVASGCIMMRKCHLNTCPVGIATQDKELRKNFKGTPEHVINFFYYIAEELRSIMAELGFRSMDEMIGQTHKINANKAISHYKAKGLDLSSILHRPAGYREMPVKNSEKQDHNLDNVLDFTILKDSHRALYRKEQMALSYPISNTDRTVGAIVSNEISKIYGHLGLPEDTLNINFEGSAGQSFGAFGAPGLTFKLEGNTNDYLGKGLSGAKLIVKKPAKADFIAENNIIIGNVCLFGAVSGEAYINGIAGERFAVRNSGAITVVEGVGDHCCEYMTGGKVVVLGKTGRNFAAGMSGGIAYVYDPENKFVNGLCNTETIEFEKILKKDANDLKAMIEKHVKYTESKLGEKLLANWETSLKNFVRVMPTEYKRALKRLETEVQMVEELETV; encoded by the coding sequence ATGCTGAAGAAGCAAGGACTTTATTTGCCCGAATTTGAACATGAAAATTGCGGAGCTGGGTTTATTTGTAACCTTAAAGGAGAGAAGACAAATCAAATAATACATGATGCATTAGAGATTCTTGTGAAGTTAGAACACCGTGGAGGTGTAAGTTCTGATGGAAAAACAGGAGATGGAGCAGGATTGTTAATAGATATACCGCATGCGTACTTTAGAAGAGTTTGTGGGTTTAAGGTTCCTGTAAAAGGAAAATATGCTGTTGGAATGGTGTTTTTACCAAAAAACATTAACCAATATAAGTTTTGTAAAGATACTTTTGAAAAAGAAATTATTGCACAAGGTCTTTCTGTAATTGGATGGAGAGAAGTGCCAGTAGATTCTACTCAACTAGGAGAAATAGCTTTAGCTTCAGAACCAAATATAGAACAACTTTTTGTTGGAAAATCTAATGAGGTTTCTGAACAAGACTTTAATGCAAAACTATATGCTGCACGTAAAATAACAGAACATACCATTGCGAACTCAAAAATGTCGCAAAGTTCTTATTTCTATGTGTCTAGTTTATCAACCAATACACTTATTTATAAAGGTATTATAATGCCTGAAGATATTGGGCCGTATTATAAAGATTTACAAGCAACAGATTTAGTAACACGTTTAGCATTAGTACACCAACGTTTTTCAACCAACACAATGCCTACTTGGGAGCTAGCGCAACCTTTTCGATTTATGTGTCAAAATGGTGAAATAAACACATTGCGTGGTAATGTTAGTAGAATGCGTGTTCGAGAAGAAATCATGAAAAGTGATGTTTTTGGACCACAAATAGAAAAGTTATTTCCAATTATATTACCAGGAAAATCAGATTCAGCTTCAATGGATATGGTTGTTGAATTGTTAACACATACTGGGCGTTCTTTACCTGAAGTAATGATGATGATGATTCCTGAAGCTTGGGAAAAACACAAAACAATGTCTCCAGAGCGTAAAGCATTTTACGAGTACAATTCTTGTATTATGGAACCTTGGGATGGACCAGCTTCTGTACCATTTACAGATGGAAATTATATTGGTGCCTTATTAGACAGAAACGGATTAAGACCGTCTAGATATACAGTTACCAAAAGTGGTAAATTAATTATGTCTTCAGAAATTGGTGTAGTGGATATTGCACCAGAAGATGTAGAAAGTCATGGACGTTTAGAACCAGGTAAAATGTTTTTAGTAGACATGAACCAAGGTAGAATTATAAATGACGAAGAAATAAAGAGTAAAATTGTTAAAGAAAGACCGTATCAAGAGTGGTTAGACAAAACAAGATTGCACTTAAAAGATTTACCTTATACTGGTGAAACTTGCCCAGTAGAAACTACCGATATTAGAACAAGGCAACGTTTATTTAACTATACGTTTGAAGATATACAAGAGGTAATTACGCCAATGGCTCAAAAATCTAAAGAAGCTTTGGGTTCTATGGGAATTGATACTCCTTTGGCAGTTTTATCTAACAAACCTCAAATAATTTCAAACTATTTTAAGCAATTATTTGCGCAAGTAACGAATCCGCCTTTAGACGGAATTCGTGAAGAAATAGTAACAGACATTAGTTTGTCCTTAGGTAAGGACAGAAACATTTTCAGCATTACAGAAAGACAATGTAGAAAATTAAAAATCCAAAACCCGGTAATTTCTAATGACGATTTAGATAAAATAAGAAATATTTCTGTTGAAAGTTTTAAGGCAGAAACTGTAAGTATTTTATATCAAAAAGATAAAGGGCTTAATGGACTAGAAGACGCTTTAGACAATATTATTGTTCAAATTGAAAAAGCACTAGATAGAAAAACTAACATTATAATTTTATCAGATAGAGGTGTAAATGAAGATTTAGCTCCAATTCCTGCTTTATTAGCTTGTTCTTATGTAAATCATCAAATGAATCGTTTACGTAAGCGTTCTTATTTCGATATTATTATTGAATCAGCAGAACCACGAGAGCCACATCATTTTGCAACTTTATTTGGTTATGGAGCAAGTGCTGTGAATCCATATATGGTAAATGAAATTATTAGATCGCAAGTAAAAGAAGGTTTTATAACTGGAATGGACGAGCAAAAAGCGGTTGATAATTTTAATACTGCTATTGGAAAAGGTATTTTAAAAGTGATGAACAAAATAGGAATCTCAACATTACATTCTTATAGAGGTTCTCAAATATTTGAAATTGTAGGTTTTAATTCTCAATTTGTGGAAAAATACTTCCCATACACAGCTTCTAGAATTGAAGGAATTGGATTGTATGAAATTGAAAAAGAAATTAATTTACGTTATAAACACGCATATCCAACTACAGAAGTTAATAAGAGTTTAGGTTTAAACATTGGTGGTGATTACAGATGGAGACGTAACGGAGAAAAGCACTTATTTAACCCAACTACTGTTGCAAAATTACAACAAGCTGTTAGGTTAAGCGATCAAGCAAGTTATGATGTATATGCAAAAACCATCAACGAGCAATCAAAAAATTTAATGACCATTCGTGGTTTATTCGAATTTAATAATATTGATCCAATTTCTATTGATGAGGTAGAACCTTGGACAGAAATTGTAAAACGTTTTAAAACGGGAGCAATGTCTTACGGGTCAATTTCTCGTGAAGCACATGAAAACTTAGCAATTGCAATGAACAGAATTGGAGGAAAATCTAATTCTGGAGAAGGAGGAGAAGATAGAAGACGTTTTCAACCAGATGTAAATGGAGACAGTAGAAATTCTGCTATTAAACAAGTAGCTTCTGGGCGTTTTGGAGTAACTTCTCATTATTTAGCCAATGCTAAAGAGATTCAAATTAAAATGGCACAAGGTGCAAAACCTGGAGAAGGTGGTCAGTTACCGGGTGAAAAAGTATTGCCATGGATTGCATCGGCAAGAAATTCAACTCCGTTTGTTGGGTTAATTTCTCCGCCTCCGCATCACGATATTTATTCAATTGAAGATTTAGCACAATTAATTTACGATTTAAAAAATGCAAATCGTGAAGCAAGAATTAATGTTAAATTAGTATCAGAAGTTGGTGTTGGAACTATTGCTGCAGGTGTTGCTAAAGCAAAAGCAGATGTAGTTTTAATTGCAGGTTATGATGGTGGAACAGGTGCATCACCTTTAACATCTTTAAAACACGCAGGTTTACCTTGGGAACTTGGTTTAGCCGAAGCACAACAAACTTTAGTGCTTAATAATTTAAGAAGTAGAATTGTTGTAGAATGTGATGGTCAATTAAAGACAGGACGAGATGTAGCAATTGCAGCATTATTAGGAGCAGAAGAATTTGGTTTTGCAACAGCTCCTTTAGTAGCCTCAGGATGTATTATGATGCGTAAATGTCATTTAAATACGTGTCCAGTTGGTATAGCAACACAAGATAAAGAGTTGCGTAAAAACTTTAAAGGAACACCAGAACACGTTATTAATTTCTTCTATTATATAGCAGAAGAATTAAGAAGTATTATGGCTGAATTAGGGTTTAGATCTATGGATGAAATGATTGGTCAAACACATAAAATAAATGCAAATAAAGCAATTAGTCATTATAAAGCTAAAGGTTTAGATTTATCTTCAATCTTACACAGACCAGCTGGTTATAGAGAAATGCCTGTTAAAAATTCTGAAAAACAAGATCATAATTTAGATAATGTTTTAGATTTTACAATTCTTAAAGATTCGCACAGAGCATTGTATAGAAAAGAGCAAATGGCACTTTCCTATCCAATAAGTAATACAGATCGTACAGTTGGAGCTATTGTTAGTAATGAAATTTCAAAAATATATGGTCATTTAGGTTTACCTGAAGACACATTGAATATAAATTTTGAAGGCTCAGCAGGTCAAAGTTTTGGAGCTTTTGGTGCACCTGGTTTAACGTTTAAGCTAGAAGGAAATACAAACGATTATTTAGGAAAAGGTTTATCTGGAGCTAAATTAATTGTTAAAAAACCAGCCAAAGCAGATTTTATTGCAGAAAACAATATCATTATTGGTAATGTTTGCTTGTTTGGAGCAGTTAGTGGAGAAGCATATATAAATGGAATTGCAGGAGAACGTTTTGCTGTTAGAAATTCTGGAGCAATAACAGTTGTAGAAGGAGTTGGAGATCACTGTTGTGAGTATATGACAGGAGGAAAAGTAGTTGTTCTTGGTAAAACAGGAAGAAACTTTGCTGCAGGAATGAGTGGAGGAATCGCTTATGTATATGATCCAGAAAATAAGTTTGTAAACGGATTATGTAACACCGAAACAATTGAGTTTGAAAAGATTCTCAAGAAAGATGCAAATGATTTAAAAGCCATGATTGAAAAGCATGTAAAATATACAGAAAGTAAATTAGGTGAAAAATTATTAGCTAACTGGGAAACAAGCTTAAAGAATTTTGTTCGCGTAATGCCAACGGAATACAAGCGTGCTCTAAAACGTTTAGAGACAGAAGTACAAATGGTAGAAGAATTAGAAACAGTATAG
- a CDS encoding glutamate synthase subunit beta → MGKVTGFKEFERKDESYKPVKDRVKHYNEFTVPLKDKDMAEQGSRCMDCGIPFCHSGCPLGNLIPDFNHMVHQGEWQKASWILHSTNNFPEFTGRLCPAPCEQACVLGIIEDPISIENIEKNIVERAFKEGWIKPQPPKVRTGKTIAVVGSGPAGLATAQQLNRAGHTVTVFERDDAIGGLLRYGIPNFKMEKGIIDRRLAILEAEGIIFKTNVNVGVNYDVEDLKKFDAVVLCGGATERRSLPTPGIDAVGVVQAMDFLTQQTKVVFGQKVKDQILATDKNVIVIGGGDTGSDCIGTSNRQGAKSVVNFEIMPKPPGHRSPATPWPYWPLQLKTSTSHKEGVERNWLINTKEFVTNAKGKLTALKTVNVEWEMVPGERPKLIEIAGTEKTWKCDLALLALGFTGPESTIADKLGLERDVRSNYKATYGKYQTNIPNIFTAGDMRRGQSLIVWAISEGREAARQVDIYLMGKSDLATKNEEGDLVGL, encoded by the coding sequence ATGGGAAAAGTAACAGGTTTTAAAGAATTCGAAAGAAAAGATGAGTCTTACAAGCCAGTAAAGGATCGTGTAAAGCATTATAATGAGTTTACAGTTCCTTTAAAGGATAAAGACATGGCAGAACAAGGTTCTCGTTGTATGGATTGTGGAATTCCATTTTGCCATAGTGGTTGTCCATTAGGTAATCTAATTCCAGATTTTAATCACATGGTTCACCAAGGTGAATGGCAAAAAGCATCGTGGATATTACATTCAACAAATAATTTCCCTGAATTTACAGGACGTTTATGTCCTGCTCCTTGTGAGCAAGCGTGTGTTTTAGGTATTATTGAAGATCCAATTTCAATAGAAAATATTGAAAAAAACATCGTAGAACGTGCTTTTAAAGAAGGTTGGATTAAGCCTCAACCACCAAAAGTAAGAACAGGTAAAACTATTGCAGTTGTAGGTTCTGGACCAGCAGGTTTAGCAACAGCACAACAATTAAATAGAGCAGGACACACCGTTACTGTTTTTGAAAGAGATGATGCTATTGGAGGATTATTACGTTACGGAATTCCTAATTTTAAAATGGAAAAAGGTATTATAGATCGTCGTTTAGCAATATTAGAAGCTGAGGGAATTATCTTTAAAACGAACGTAAATGTTGGTGTTAATTATGATGTTGAAGACTTAAAAAAGTTTGATGCAGTTGTACTTTGTGGAGGAGCTACGGAAAGAAGAAGTTTACCAACACCAGGAATTGATGCAGTTGGAGTTGTACAGGCAATGGACTTTTTAACACAGCAAACAAAAGTTGTTTTTGGTCAAAAAGTAAAAGATCAAATTTTAGCAACGGATAAAAATGTAATTGTAATTGGTGGTGGAGATACAGGATCAGATTGTATTGGTACATCTAACAGACAAGGAGCAAAATCGGTAGTTAATTTCGAAATTATGCCAAAACCTCCAGGACATAGATCACCAGCAACACCTTGGCCATATTGGCCATTACAGTTAAAAACATCTACGTCTCATAAAGAAGGTGTAGAAAGAAACTGGTTAATAAATACCAAAGAATTTGTTACCAATGCAAAAGGAAAACTTACTGCTTTGAAAACAGTAAATGTTGAGTGGGAAATGGTTCCGGGTGAACGTCCAAAACTAATTGAAATTGCAGGTACTGAGAAAACTTGGAAATGCGATTTAGCGTTATTGGCTTTAGGTTTTACAGGTCCAGAAAGCACTATTGCAGATAAATTAGGCTTAGAAAGAGATGTTCGTTCTAATTATAAAGCAACGTATGGAAAATATCAAACTAACATTCCAAATATATTTACTGCAGGAGATATGCGTAGAGGTCAATCTTTAATTGTTTGGGCTATTTCTGAAGGAAGAGAAGCAGCGCGTCAAGTAGATATTTATTTAATGGGTAAATCTGATTTAGCTACAAAAAATGAAGAAGGAGATTTGGTAGGATTGTAA
- a CDS encoding pyridoxal-phosphate-dependent aminotransferase family protein — protein sequence MKSRKLLMIPGPIEFEPSVLRAMGEATTSHVAPNFIETFGNCLDLIQNVWQSPNGQPFLIAGSGTLAMDMAISNLIEKGENALVISTGYFGERFKDILTTYGANVTVLTAAIGDVVSLNDIETELKNKDYKLVTMTHVDTSTGVLVDPKPVAALAKKYNALSILDGVCSVAGEEIQQDNWGIDIVFTGSQKAIGVPPGLALLVASPKAMETWKNRKTPVQSYYSDWKNWLPIMKAYQNRKPSYFGTPAVNLIRALEVSLELINKQGITNRTNVHKKYAKAFQKAIVAIGLELVPNSTEITANTLSAIYYPREIDGNEFRKQVGELGVIIAGGLHAEIKATYFRVGHMGSINAADITTTLSAIEYGLSKVGYTFKLGSSLATFQKELLA from the coding sequence ATGAAAAGTAGAAAGTTATTAATGATTCCTGGTCCAATTGAGTTTGAACCATCTGTATTAAGAGCAATGGGAGAAGCAACTACAAGTCATGTTGCGCCCAATTTTATAGAAACCTTTGGAAATTGTTTAGATTTAATACAAAATGTATGGCAATCTCCAAATGGACAGCCATTTTTAATTGCAGGTAGCGGTACTTTAGCAATGGATATGGCAATTTCTAACCTAATTGAAAAAGGTGAAAACGCATTAGTAATTTCTACTGGATATTTTGGAGAACGTTTTAAAGATATTCTTACTACTTACGGAGCAAATGTAACTGTTCTTACAGCTGCTATTGGAGACGTTGTTTCTTTAAATGATATAGAAACTGAGTTAAAAAATAAAGATTACAAGTTAGTAACTATGACTCATGTAGACACTTCTACAGGAGTTTTAGTAGACCCAAAACCAGTTGCGGCACTTGCTAAAAAATACAATGCATTAAGTATTTTAGATGGAGTTTGCTCTGTTGCAGGAGAAGAAATTCAGCAAGATAATTGGGGAATAGATATTGTTTTTACAGGATCTCAAAAAGCAATTGGAGTTCCGCCAGGTTTAGCACTTTTAGTTGCTTCACCTAAAGCAATGGAAACTTGGAAAAACAGAAAAACACCAGTACAAAGTTATTATTCCGATTGGAAAAACTGGTTGCCAATTATGAAAGCATATCAAAATAGAAAACCATCTTATTTTGGCACACCAGCTGTTAATTTAATAAGAGCTTTGGAGGTAAGTTTAGAGTTGATTAACAAACAAGGAATTACAAATAGAACAAACGTTCATAAAAAGTACGCGAAGGCTTTTCAAAAAGCAATTGTAGCAATTGGATTAGAGTTAGTTCCAAATTCAACAGAAATCACGGCAAATACGCTTTCAGCAATTTATTACCCAAGAGAAATTGATGGTAATGAGTTCCGTAAGCAAGTAGGAGAATTAGGTGTTATTATTGCTGGTGGATTACATGCAGAAATAAAAGCAACATATTTTAGAGTTGGTCACATGGGTTCTATTAATGCAGCAGATATTACAACTACATTAAGTGCTATTGAATATGGTTTATCTAAAGTAGGTTATACTTTTAAATTAGGAAGTTCACTTGCTACTTTTCAAAAAGAATTGTTAGCTTAA